One segment of Halomonas sp. TD01 DNA contains the following:
- the lldD gene encoding FMN-dependent L-lactate dehydrogenase LldD encodes MIISSPTDYRQAAKRRIPPFLFHYADGGSYAEHTLRSNVEDLAGVALRQRVLKDMSSLSLETELFGEKMAMPLALAPVGLTGMYARRGEVQAARAATKKGIPFTLSTVSVCPIAEVAAAVERPIWFQLYVLKDRGFMKHVLERAKAAGVKTLVFTVDMPVPGARYRDAHSGMSGKSGPMKRMLQAALHPLWAWDVGVHGRPHDLGNVSDYRGQPTELEDYIAWLGDNFDPSISWKDLDWIREQWDGPMVIKGILDADDARDAVRFGADGIVVSNHGGRQLDGVPSTARALPAIADAVKGDLAILADSGVRNGLDVVRMIAMGADTVLIGRAFIYALAAAGESGVANLLELFEKEMKVAMTLTGARTIADLSTESLVPDAIPALK; translated from the coding sequence ATGATCATTTCATCACCTACGGACTACCGCCAAGCTGCCAAGCGTCGTATCCCTCCGTTTCTGTTTCACTATGCTGATGGCGGGTCATACGCAGAGCATACGTTGCGGAGCAATGTTGAAGACCTAGCGGGTGTCGCGTTGCGGCAGCGGGTGTTGAAGGATATGTCGTCGCTATCGCTGGAAACCGAACTGTTTGGTGAAAAGATGGCAATGCCTCTTGCCTTGGCGCCGGTGGGGCTAACAGGCATGTACGCTAGGCGTGGTGAAGTCCAGGCAGCACGGGCAGCGACCAAGAAGGGCATACCGTTTACGTTATCGACGGTCTCCGTATGCCCAATTGCAGAAGTGGCAGCGGCAGTGGAGCGGCCCATATGGTTTCAGCTTTATGTATTGAAGGATCGCGGCTTTATGAAGCACGTGCTTGAGCGTGCTAAGGCGGCAGGGGTTAAAACATTAGTCTTCACCGTTGATATGCCTGTGCCAGGGGCGCGTTATCGCGATGCTCATTCAGGCATGAGCGGCAAAAGCGGGCCTATGAAACGTATGCTTCAAGCTGCGTTGCATCCTCTTTGGGCTTGGGATGTCGGTGTGCATGGTCGCCCGCATGATCTAGGCAACGTGTCTGATTATCGTGGTCAGCCGACGGAGCTTGAAGATTATATTGCCTGGCTTGGCGATAACTTTGATCCCTCTATTTCCTGGAAAGATCTGGATTGGATTCGTGAGCAGTGGGATGGCCCAATGGTTATTAAGGGCATACTGGATGCTGATGATGCCCGTGATGCAGTCCGCTTTGGGGCGGATGGTATTGTAGTTTCAAATCACGGTGGCCGTCAGTTGGATGGCGTGCCTTCTACCGCGCGTGCCCTGCCTGCTATTGCAGATGCAGTTAAGGGTGATCTGGCCATCCTGGCTGATTCTGGTGTGCGTAATGGGTTAGATGTAGTGAGAATGATTGCCATGGGTGCAGATACAGTATTGATAGGTCGCGCCTTTATCTATGCGCTTGCAGCAGCAGGTGAGTCGGGGGTTGCTAACCTGCTTGAGCTTTTCGAAAAAGAGATGAAGGTGGCGATGACGCTCACCGGTGCGCGAACAATTGCTGATCTCAGCACCGAATCATTAGTTCCTGACGCGATTCCTGCACTTAAATAA
- a CDS encoding GntR family transcriptional regulator, giving the protein MTYPPLRQQRLADVITERLEAMILEGSLKPGQRLPPERELAERFGVSRPSLREAIQKLAARGLLTSRQGGGTFVNETLNSGYTDPLLEMLSRHNEFHLDLLEFRDAMEGISAYYAALRSTPADKAVLIQRFEELDGGFVGANPAQEAKLDAAFHLAIAEAAHNVLLLHTIRGIFHLLEQSIVDNLAHLFAKPDSRSQLMKQHRALLDAILEGRAEDARSRAHEHLVYVEEGLLEMARAETRAQRALRRAQGTSSTPA; this is encoded by the coding sequence ATGACTTATCCTCCGCTCCGCCAGCAGCGCTTGGCTGATGTGATTACCGAGCGCCTTGAAGCAATGATTCTTGAAGGTAGCCTCAAGCCTGGCCAGCGCCTGCCCCCAGAAAGAGAGCTTGCTGAACGTTTTGGCGTGTCACGCCCCTCTCTGCGTGAAGCCATTCAAAAGCTTGCCGCACGAGGCTTGCTTACCAGCCGCCAAGGCGGTGGTACCTTCGTGAATGAAACGCTAAACAGCGGCTACACCGACCCTTTGTTGGAGATGCTTTCCCGACACAACGAATTTCATTTGGATTTGCTTGAATTTCGCGATGCGATGGAAGGCATTTCGGCTTATTACGCCGCGTTACGTTCAACGCCAGCGGACAAAGCCGTATTAATCCAGCGCTTTGAAGAACTTGACGGTGGATTTGTGGGCGCCAACCCCGCCCAAGAAGCAAAGTTGGATGCCGCCTTCCACCTCGCCATTGCAGAAGCCGCTCATAACGTACTGTTACTTCACACTATTCGAGGCATTTTCCATTTATTAGAGCAGAGCATCGTTGATAACCTCGCCCATCTTTTTGCAAAGCCCGACTCGCGTTCGCAGCTAATGAAGCAACACAGAGCCCTACTAGATGCGATTTTAGAAGGGCGTGCTGAAGATGCCCGCAGCCGCGCGCACGAGCACTTAGTGTACGTTGAGGAAGGCCTTCTCGAGATGGCCAGAGCGGAAACCCGCGCCCAGCGAGCACTGCGTCGTGCCCAAGGTACCAGCAGCACACCAGCATGA